The following proteins are encoded in a genomic region of Xanthomonas citri pv. mangiferaeindicae:
- a CDS encoding fimbrial protein, whose product MARINLLPWRAERRRQRQKEFGIMAALAAVAGIVLWLLVNMYYNAQLDGQHARNAFLQQQIAELDREIVEIDSLDRQRARLLARKAVIEELQGNRSQMVHLFDQLVRTIPDGVLLTSLKQEGQMLTLEGRSQSNARVSTYMRALEGSGWMTNPQLAVIEARDGVPGLPYAFTLNVQLSTPAAKEAGATTPAPTAPAQEVAP is encoded by the coding sequence ATGGCGCGGATCAACCTGCTGCCCTGGCGCGCCGAGCGACGCCGGCAGCGACAGAAGGAATTCGGGATCATGGCCGCGCTCGCGGCCGTGGCCGGCATCGTGCTGTGGCTGCTTGTGAACATGTACTACAACGCGCAGCTCGACGGGCAGCATGCGCGCAACGCCTTCCTGCAGCAGCAGATCGCCGAGCTCGATCGCGAGATTGTCGAGATCGACAGCCTCGACCGGCAGCGGGCCCGCCTGCTTGCACGCAAGGCGGTGATCGAGGAGCTGCAGGGCAACCGCTCGCAGATGGTGCACCTGTTCGACCAACTGGTGCGGACCATTCCCGACGGCGTGCTGCTGACCTCGCTCAAGCAGGAAGGGCAGATGCTGACGCTCGAGGGGCGCTCGCAGTCGAACGCGCGCGTGAGCACCTATATGCGTGCACTTGAAGGCTCGGGCTGGATGACCAACCCGCAGTTGGCGGTCATCGAGGCTCGCGACGGCGTACCGGGTCTGCCGTACGCGTTCACGCTCAATGTCCAGCTCTCGACGCCGGCGGCCAAGGAAGCCGGCGCGACGACGCCTGCGCCCACTGCACCCGCCCAGGAGGTCGCCCCGTGA
- a CDS encoding pilus assembly protein PilM, with amino-acid sequence MGLIAKSHVPLVGIDISSTAVKLLQLSRQGNRYRVEHYAVEPLPPNAVVEKAIVEAEAVGDAIRRAVARSGTRAKHAAAAVAGSAVITKTIPMPADLDEDELESQIELEAVNYIPYPIEEVNLDFAVLGPSPGNPDSVQVLLAASRSENVELRASALELGGLVARVIDVEAFAIESAFALVADTLGVAEDGVVALVDVGATMTTLNVLRNGRSLYSREQVFGGKQLTDEVMRRYGLSYEEAGLAKRQGGLPESYEVEVLEPFKEAMVQQISRLLQFFYAGSDFNRVDRIVLAGGCASIPGAAAMVEEQLGVPSVLANPLAQMTLGPRVQAQALAQDAPALMIACGLALRSFD; translated from the coding sequence GTGGGGCTTATCGCAAAAAGCCACGTGCCGCTGGTCGGCATCGACATCAGTTCGACTGCGGTCAAGTTGCTCCAGCTGTCCAGGCAGGGCAACCGGTATCGCGTCGAGCACTATGCGGTCGAGCCGTTGCCGCCCAACGCCGTGGTCGAAAAAGCCATTGTCGAGGCTGAAGCCGTCGGCGATGCGATCCGGCGGGCCGTGGCCCGCTCGGGCACCCGTGCCAAGCACGCGGCCGCTGCCGTCGCTGGCTCGGCGGTGATCACCAAGACCATCCCGATGCCCGCCGATCTCGACGAGGACGAGCTCGAGTCGCAGATCGAGCTCGAGGCGGTCAACTACATTCCCTACCCGATCGAGGAAGTGAACCTCGATTTCGCGGTGCTCGGACCCTCGCCGGGCAACCCGGACAGCGTGCAGGTGCTGCTGGCCGCCTCGCGCTCGGAGAATGTCGAGCTGCGCGCCTCGGCGCTGGAGCTCGGCGGGCTCGTCGCCCGGGTGATCGATGTCGAGGCCTTCGCGATCGAAAGTGCGTTCGCGCTGGTCGCCGACACGCTCGGCGTCGCCGAGGACGGTGTGGTGGCGCTGGTCGATGTCGGCGCGACGATGACCACCCTCAACGTGCTGCGCAACGGCCGCAGCCTGTACTCGCGCGAGCAGGTGTTCGGCGGCAAGCAGCTCACCGACGAGGTCATGCGCCGCTACGGGTTGAGCTACGAAGAGGCGGGCCTGGCCAAGCGCCAGGGCGGGTTGCCGGAAAGCTACGAGGTCGAGGTGCTCGAGCCCTTCAAGGAGGCGATGGTCCAACAGATCAGCCGCCTGCTGCAGTTCTTCTACGCCGGTAGCGACTTCAACCGGGTCGACCGGATCGTGCTGGCCGGCGGCTGCGCATCGATCCCGGGCGCGGCGGCGATGGTCGAGGAACAGCTCGGTGTGCCAAGCGTACTGGCCAACCCGCTGGCGCAGATGACACTCGGCCCGCGCGTGCAGGCGCAGGCGCTGGCCCAGGATGCACCGGCGCTGATGATCGCCTGCGGCCTGGCCCTGCGGAGTTTCGACTGA
- a CDS encoding peptidase has product MLRWVLILGLVLAVLATVAAGILYTAVASKLPDVETLRDIEMQEPMYVYSRDGKLIALFGETRRYPVKIDQVPERLKQAFLATEDARFYQHGGIDYRGVARALWLLATTDDRRVPGGSTITQQVARQFFLSSEYSFTRKFAEMLLARKMEQNLTKDEIFELYLNKSFFGNRAYGVAAAAEFYYGKSLAELDLDEMASLAAIPKFPSSGNPISNPERARERRDVYVLARMQELGYITPAESAAARAVEMHASPHERPIEAYAPYVAEMVRLEMVARYGGDVLTRGYHVTTTIDPTMQAAAELAVRNGLMTYDHRHGWVKPAETFELAADEDAATAARRLRGIAPQGGLLPALVLRSGDGTADVVLADGSTVTLDAASSRWTGRAPSTLLARGDLTRVRRIETPAKVPANADPEAPVPPPTVSWQLDQLPRAQATLVSLEPDNGAIRALIGGFSFAGSNFNRTTQSRRQPGSSFKPFIFAAAFEKGFNPASIVPDAPVLFRMRRGQDWRPQNSDGQFRGPMRLREALVQSRNLVAVRLLDMIGVDYARRYISHFGFDESQLPPNLSIALGTPSLTPLDVTRGYAVFANGGFRINPWFIDEVRDREGTLVFKENPARACRGCGNDGRPGQSAAPSHVVDGFNLGPASAQRTVTEAPEQDAAPEPEARADGQAPVMAERAIDERVAYQMISMMRDVVRRGTGTAARVLEREDVGGKTGSTNEHRDAWFSGFGGNLVTSVWVGRDDNRSLGYREYGGRAALPIWIDFMRVALDGVPEASNEPPEGMVRVSVTASGRLMPVGAEGGGIVEYVKAEDLERMESEVDLRIDDVPAEEAFDIF; this is encoded by the coding sequence CTGTTGCGCTGGGTCCTGATCCTGGGCCTGGTGCTGGCGGTGCTGGCCACCGTGGCCGCCGGCATCCTCTACACCGCCGTGGCCTCCAAGCTGCCGGACGTGGAGACCCTGCGCGATATCGAGATGCAGGAGCCGATGTATGTCTATTCCCGGGACGGCAAGCTGATCGCGCTGTTCGGCGAGACGCGGCGCTACCCGGTCAAGATCGATCAGGTGCCCGAGCGCCTGAAACAGGCGTTCCTGGCCACCGAGGACGCGCGCTTCTACCAGCACGGCGGCATCGATTACCGCGGCGTGGCTCGCGCGCTGTGGCTGCTGGCGACCACCGACGACCGCCGCGTCCCTGGCGGCTCGACGATCACCCAGCAGGTCGCGCGGCAGTTCTTCCTGAGCTCGGAGTACAGCTTCACCCGCAAGTTCGCCGAGATGCTGCTGGCGCGCAAGATGGAGCAGAACCTCACCAAGGACGAGATCTTCGAGTTGTACCTGAACAAGAGCTTCTTCGGCAATCGCGCCTATGGCGTCGCCGCGGCGGCCGAGTTCTATTACGGCAAGTCGCTGGCCGAGCTCGATCTGGACGAGATGGCCTCGCTGGCGGCAATCCCGAAGTTTCCGTCCAGCGGCAATCCGATCAGCAATCCCGAGCGCGCACGCGAGCGGCGCGACGTCTACGTGCTGGCGCGCATGCAGGAGCTGGGCTACATCACGCCGGCCGAGTCGGCGGCGGCACGCGCGGTCGAGATGCACGCCAGCCCCCACGAGCGGCCGATCGAGGCGTACGCGCCCTATGTCGCCGAAATGGTGCGCCTGGAGATGGTCGCCCGCTACGGCGGCGACGTGCTCACCCGCGGCTATCACGTGACCACGACGATCGACCCGACGATGCAGGCCGCCGCCGAACTGGCGGTGCGCAACGGGCTGATGACCTACGACCACCGCCACGGCTGGGTGAAGCCGGCGGAGACCTTCGAACTGGCGGCCGACGAGGACGCGGCGACTGCCGCCCGCCGGCTGCGCGGCATCGCCCCCCAGGGTGGCCTGCTGCCGGCCCTGGTGCTGCGCAGCGGCGACGGCACCGCCGACGTGGTCCTTGCCGACGGCAGCACCGTCACGCTGGACGCGGCCAGCAGCCGCTGGACCGGACGCGCGCCGTCCACCCTGCTCGCGCGCGGCGACCTCACCCGGGTGCGCCGGATCGAGACCCCGGCCAAGGTGCCCGCCAATGCCGATCCCGAAGCGCCGGTGCCGCCGCCCACGGTGAGCTGGCAGCTCGACCAGTTGCCACGCGCCCAGGCCACCCTGGTGTCGCTGGAGCCCGACAACGGTGCGATCCGCGCGTTGATCGGCGGCTTCAGCTTCGCGGGCAGCAACTTCAACCGCACGACCCAATCGCGTCGCCAGCCTGGCTCGAGCTTCAAGCCGTTCATCTTCGCCGCGGCGTTCGAGAAGGGCTTCAACCCGGCCTCGATCGTGCCCGATGCGCCGGTGTTGTTCAGGATGCGCCGCGGGCAGGACTGGCGTCCGCAGAACTCCGACGGCCAGTTCCGCGGTCCGATGCGCCTGCGCGAAGCGCTGGTGCAGTCGCGCAACCTGGTCGCCGTGCGCCTGCTCGACATGATCGGCGTGGATTACGCCCGCCGCTACATCAGCCACTTCGGTTTCGACGAGTCGCAACTGCCGCCCAACCTGTCGATCGCGCTCGGCACACCGTCGCTGACCCCGCTCGATGTGACCCGCGGCTATGCGGTGTTCGCCAATGGTGGCTTCCGGATCAACCCGTGGTTCATCGACGAGGTCCGCGACCGCGAGGGCACGTTGGTGTTCAAGGAGAACCCGGCACGCGCCTGCCGTGGCTGCGGCAACGACGGCCGCCCTGGCCAGTCGGCTGCGCCGTCGCATGTCGTCGACGGCTTCAACCTGGGGCCCGCATCGGCGCAGCGCACCGTCACCGAGGCACCGGAACAGGACGCCGCGCCCGAGCCCGAGGCGCGCGCCGATGGCCAGGCGCCGGTCATGGCCGAGCGCGCGATCGACGAGCGCGTGGCCTACCAGATGATCTCGATGATGCGCGATGTCGTGCGCCGCGGCACCGGGACCGCCGCGCGCGTGCTCGAACGCGAGGACGTCGGTGGCAAGACCGGCTCGACCAACGAGCATCGCGACGCCTGGTTCTCCGGCTTCGGCGGCAACCTGGTGACCTCGGTCTGGGTCGGCCGCGACGACAACCGCTCGCTGGGCTACCGCGAGTACGGCGGGCGCGCTGCGCTGCCGATCTGGATCGACTTCATGCGGGTCGCCCTGGACGGCGTGCCCGAGGCCAGCAACGAGCCGCCCGAAGGCATGGTGCGTGTCTCGGTGACCGCCAGCGGGCGGTTGATGCCGGTGGGCGCCGAGGGCGGCGGCATCGTCGAGTACGTGAAGGCCGAGGATCTGGAGCGGATGGAGTCCGAGGTCGACCTGAGGATCGACGACGTGCCGGCCGAGGAAGCGTTCGACATCTTCTGA
- a CDS encoding fimbrial protein gives MSRKKVSLRELDLNNVGAWPREYRIGTCVVVGLLIFALLWWGITRDKGNDLRTLEEQEATLRNDFETKQGKAANLEPLKQQLAQMEQQLQQMLRQLPSKTEMPDLITDISQTAIATGIQNDLFRPGTEMPREFYAEQPIALRMVGTYHQFGAFVSGVASLPRVVIMTMHDISLKPRGDDSGGLGAIGPNSVLELSGTVKTYRYLDEEETAAQEQAAAAATGETP, from the coding sequence GTGAGCCGCAAGAAGGTGTCGCTGCGCGAGCTCGACCTCAACAATGTCGGCGCCTGGCCGCGCGAGTACCGCATCGGGACCTGCGTGGTCGTGGGTCTGCTGATCTTCGCGCTGCTGTGGTGGGGGATCACGCGCGACAAGGGCAACGACCTGCGCACGCTGGAAGAGCAGGAAGCCACACTGCGCAACGACTTCGAGACCAAGCAGGGCAAGGCTGCCAACCTCGAACCGCTCAAGCAGCAGCTCGCGCAGATGGAGCAGCAACTGCAACAGATGCTGCGCCAGTTGCCGAGCAAGACCGAGATGCCGGACCTGATCACCGACATTTCGCAAACCGCGATCGCCACCGGCATCCAGAACGACCTGTTCCGGCCCGGTACCGAGATGCCGCGCGAGTTCTATGCCGAGCAGCCGATCGCGCTGCGCATGGTCGGCACCTATCACCAGTTCGGCGCGTTCGTCAGCGGCGTTGCGTCGCTGCCGCGCGTGGTCATCATGACGATGCACGACATCTCGCTCAAACCCCGTGGCGACGACAGCGGCGGACTGGGTGCGATCGGCCCCAACTCGGTGCTCGAGCTCTCGGGCACGGTGAAGACCTACCGCTACCTCGACGAAGAGGAGACCGCGGCCCAGGAGCAGGCGGCCGCCGCCGCGACCGGGGAGACGCCCTGA
- a CDS encoding sodium:dicarboxylate symporter — translation MSRPLASARARLPLHWKIAIGFAAGLLLGMLAHYTGLSAWAPTDPASAACAVAEPGWQCRPLVATFVAWVTEPLGTLFLSLIFMLIVPLLFSALVVGVSEMGDVASLGRIGWRTLAWTIVLSGLAVLLGLVMVNLFRPGAGVDPALAQQLLAESAQRTEAIVSDSRSGAKGMEMLLSIVPQNVVGAASDNANILALMFFALMFGIGLVLTKSEAAAALKRGIEGLFEVSMTLIGLVIRLAPIAVFCFMFNLAVLFGWDLLVRLGAYVAVVAGALALHMLVTYSLALRLFGGWSPLAFFRGAQEAMLMSFSTASSNATLPTALRVADENLKLPRKVSRFVLTIGATANQNGTALFEGVTVIFLAQFFGVDLSIGQQVLVMLVCILGGIGTAGVPSGSLPVVALICTMVGVPAEGIGLVLGVNHFLDMCRTTVNVTGDLGIAALVSRGEVDGPEPPDRV, via the coding sequence ATGTCCCGTCCGCTCGCATCCGCCCGCGCCCGCCTGCCGCTGCACTGGAAGATCGCGATCGGTTTCGCGGCCGGCTTGCTGCTCGGCATGCTCGCTCACTACACCGGCCTGTCGGCGTGGGCCCCGACCGATCCGGCGTCGGCTGCCTGCGCCGTCGCCGAGCCGGGCTGGCAGTGCCGGCCGCTGGTCGCGACGTTCGTGGCCTGGGTCACCGAGCCGCTCGGCACCTTGTTCCTGAGCCTGATCTTCATGCTGATCGTGCCGCTGCTGTTCTCTGCACTGGTGGTCGGCGTGTCGGAGATGGGCGATGTCGCCTCGCTCGGCCGGATCGGCTGGCGCACGCTGGCCTGGACGATCGTGCTGTCGGGCCTGGCGGTGCTGCTGGGGCTGGTGATGGTCAACCTGTTCCGCCCCGGCGCGGGTGTGGATCCGGCGCTGGCGCAGCAGCTGCTGGCCGAAAGCGCACAGCGCACCGAGGCGATCGTCAGCGACAGCCGCAGCGGTGCCAAGGGCATGGAGATGCTGCTATCGATCGTGCCGCAGAACGTGGTCGGCGCCGCATCGGACAACGCCAATATCCTCGCGCTGATGTTCTTCGCGCTGATGTTCGGCATCGGCCTGGTGCTGACGAAGTCCGAGGCCGCGGCCGCGCTCAAGCGCGGCATCGAGGGGTTGTTCGAGGTCTCGATGACGCTGATCGGACTGGTGATCCGTCTGGCGCCGATCGCGGTGTTCTGCTTCATGTTCAACCTGGCGGTGCTGTTCGGCTGGGACCTGCTGGTCCGCCTGGGCGCCTATGTCGCGGTGGTGGCCGGTGCGCTGGCGCTGCACATGCTGGTGACCTATTCGCTGGCGTTGCGCTTGTTCGGCGGTTGGTCGCCGCTGGCGTTTTTCCGGGGGGCGCAGGAAGCGATGCTGATGTCGTTCTCGACCGCATCGAGCAACGCCACGCTGCCCACGGCGCTGCGCGTGGCTGACGAGAATCTCAAGCTGCCGCGCAAGGTGTCGCGCTTCGTGCTGACGATCGGCGCGACCGCCAACCAGAACGGCACGGCGCTGTTCGAGGGCGTGACGGTGATCTTCCTGGCGCAGTTCTTCGGGGTCGACCTGTCGATCGGGCAGCAGGTGCTGGTGATGCTCGTCTGCATCCTGGGCGGGATCGGCACCGCCGGCGTCCCGTCGGGCTCGCTGCCGGTGGTGGCGCTGATCTGCACGATGGTCGGTGTGCCGGCCGAGGGCATCGGCCTGGTGCTGGGCGTCAACCACTTCCTGGACATGTGTCGTACGACGGTCAACGTGACCGGCGATCTGGGCATCGCGGCGCTGGTGTCGCGCGGCGAAGTCGATGGCCCGGAGCCGCCCGATCGCGTTTGA
- a CDS encoding fimbrial protein, producing the protein MSRCALTTVLAVLAVGCGRDITSEPGGAPNLEVWVDEVKQRPAPPLEPLPVMQQFETFEYSAQGIRDPFSNAFTDVDSGTGLRPDSNRRKEITEQFPLDSMSMVGTMNTGARMLGLVLAPDKVTYRIAPGNYLGQNDGRVTSVTENRIELVELVPDGAGGWLERPASLALNEK; encoded by the coding sequence ATGTCCCGATGCGCGCTGACGACCGTGCTGGCCGTGCTCGCGGTCGGCTGCGGGCGCGACATCACCAGCGAGCCCGGCGGCGCGCCCAATCTCGAGGTCTGGGTCGATGAGGTCAAACAGCGGCCCGCGCCGCCGCTCGAGCCGCTGCCGGTGATGCAGCAGTTCGAGACCTTCGAATACTCCGCCCAGGGCATCCGCGACCCCTTCAGCAACGCGTTCACCGACGTCGACAGCGGCACCGGGCTGCGGCCGGACTCGAACCGGCGCAAAGAGATCACCGAACAGTTCCCGCTCGACAGCATGTCGATGGTCGGCACCATGAATACCGGCGCCCGCATGCTGGGTTTGGTGCTGGCGCCCGACAAGGTGACCTACCGCATCGCGCCGGGGAACTATCTGGGGCAGAACGATGGCCGTGTCACATCAGTCACCGAGAATCGTATCGAGCTCGTCGAGCTGGTGCCCGACGGGGCCGGCGGCTGGCTCGAACGCCCGGCGTCGCTCGCGCTGAATGAAAAATAA
- a CDS encoding AAA family ATPase, with product MEHAVEQPGQLQARFVALREALSEEIVGQPALVDRLLVALLADGHLLVEGAPGLAKTSAIRALAARLDAEFARLQFTPDLLPADLTGTEIWRPQDGRFEFQAGPIFHPLLLADEINRAPAKVQSALLEAMGERQVTVGGRTYPLPDPFLVMATQNPIEQEGTFPLPEAQLDRFLMHVRVGYPDAGAEARILQLARERALAQLDARPEAVERMPLAALFAARRAVLALHVAPPVERYLVELVLASRDAARYDAALAARIAWGASPRGSIALERCARAVAWLAGRDFVTPDDVRAVAPDVLRHRILPSYEATAEGWDGERLVQALLDRVPLP from the coding sequence ATGGAGCATGCGGTCGAACAACCGGGGCAACTGCAGGCGCGGTTCGTCGCGCTGCGCGAGGCCCTGAGCGAGGAGATCGTCGGCCAGCCCGCGCTGGTCGACCGGTTACTGGTGGCATTGCTTGCCGATGGCCATCTGCTGGTGGAGGGCGCGCCAGGCCTGGCCAAGACCAGTGCGATCCGGGCACTCGCGGCGCGGCTCGATGCCGAGTTCGCGCGGCTGCAGTTCACGCCCGACCTGTTGCCCGCCGACCTGACCGGGACCGAGATCTGGCGCCCGCAGGATGGCCGGTTCGAGTTCCAGGCCGGTCCGATCTTCCATCCGCTGCTGCTCGCCGACGAGATCAACCGCGCGCCGGCGAAAGTCCAGTCCGCGCTGCTCGAAGCGATGGGCGAGCGCCAGGTGACCGTCGGTGGCCGGACCTATCCGTTGCCCGATCCGTTCCTGGTCATGGCCACGCAGAATCCGATCGAGCAGGAGGGCACGTTCCCGTTGCCCGAGGCGCAACTCGACCGGTTCCTGATGCATGTGCGTGTCGGCTATCCCGATGCCGGGGCCGAGGCGCGCATCCTGCAACTGGCGCGTGAGCGGGCGCTGGCCCAACTCGATGCGCGACCCGAGGCGGTCGAGCGGATGCCGCTCGCGGCGCTGTTCGCGGCGCGTCGGGCGGTGCTCGCGCTGCACGTGGCGCCGCCGGTGGAGCGCTATCTGGTCGAACTGGTCCTGGCCTCGCGCGATGCCGCGCGCTACGACGCCGCCCTCGCTGCGCGCATCGCCTGGGGCGCCAGTCCCCGCGGTTCGATCGCACTCGAGCGCTGCGCGCGGGCCGTGGCCTGGCTCGCCGGCCGCGACTTTGTCACGCCCGACGACGTCCGCGCCGTGGCCCCGGACGTGCTGCGGCATCGCATCCTGCCCAGCTACGAGGCGACCGCCGAAGGCTGGGACGGCGAGCGTCTGGTCCAGGCCCTGCTCGACCGCGTCCCGTTGCCCTGA
- a CDS encoding fimbrial protein: MTVSKAGSPRAARTSALHAGAFGLAIGMLATFGGVQAAQPAAPGSLLPALQASTGAAHAGVSVTDLDFKRGDGGSGKLILRFDGEGAAPDLRTQDGNVVINLGSATLPAQLQRPLNVVDFATPVQRIDARQGGNGAQVVLSARGDFEPMAYQSGRDYIVEIVPRAASSDRAVGAATAAAAMGQAATTVSDARAYSGRPVTFNFQDVPVRTVLQLIADESDLNIVASDSVAGNVTLRLQNVPWDQALDIVLQAKSLDKRRSGNVVWVAPQTEIAAFEQAKEDARLAIEERAEMTTEYIPISYGNAEDIAKLLTEESKNGMGANTNNTGAGTTQQRGFLSARGSLSFDRRTNTLLVIDIPARVNEIRRLVNLLDKPVDQVVIEARIVIANESFARNLGARFGVSSANPIDGRVDLGGTLASGPNGAIGAPGGLNVNLPVTGSAPSLAFTILGNTINWAVELQALQAEQRGEVISNPRVVTSNQREATISQGQEVGYITVTGGQSNNVPTVQFKDVLLELKVTPTITNDGRVFLAMDIKKDEIIDYVEYPDVGQVPLISKRNVTTAVLIDDGQTVAIGGVYEFNDRASLSKVPFLGDLPILGNLFKSRGRTKEKAELLIFVTPKVMRVAQRPIG, translated from the coding sequence ATGACCGTGAGCAAAGCGGGAAGCCCGCGGGCCGCAAGGACGTCGGCACTCCACGCCGGCGCGTTCGGCCTGGCCATTGGCATGTTGGCGACGTTCGGCGGTGTGCAGGCCGCGCAGCCGGCCGCACCGGGATCGCTGTTGCCTGCGCTGCAGGCCTCGACGGGCGCGGCGCATGCCGGCGTGTCGGTGACCGATCTCGATTTCAAGCGTGGGGACGGCGGCTCGGGCAAGCTGATCCTGCGTTTCGACGGCGAGGGCGCGGCCCCCGACTTGCGCACGCAGGACGGCAATGTCGTCATCAACTTGGGCAGCGCCACGTTGCCGGCGCAATTGCAGCGCCCGCTCAACGTCGTCGACTTCGCCACCCCGGTGCAGCGCATCGATGCGCGTCAGGGCGGCAACGGCGCGCAGGTTGTGCTCAGCGCCCGCGGCGACTTCGAGCCGATGGCCTACCAGAGCGGTCGCGACTACATCGTCGAGATCGTGCCGCGTGCGGCCTCGAGCGATCGCGCGGTCGGTGCGGCCACCGCTGCGGCGGCGATGGGACAAGCGGCGACAACCGTGTCCGATGCGCGTGCCTATAGCGGCCGGCCGGTGACGTTCAACTTTCAGGACGTGCCGGTGCGTACGGTGCTGCAGCTGATCGCCGATGAATCCGACCTCAACATCGTCGCCAGCGACAGCGTGGCCGGCAACGTGACCCTGCGCCTGCAGAACGTGCCGTGGGACCAGGCCCTGGACATCGTGCTGCAGGCCAAGTCGCTCGACAAACGCCGCAGCGGCAACGTGGTCTGGGTCGCCCCGCAGACCGAGATCGCCGCCTTCGAGCAGGCCAAGGAAGACGCGCGCCTGGCGATCGAAGAGCGCGCGGAGATGACCACCGAGTACATCCCGATCAGCTACGGCAACGCCGAGGACATCGCCAAGCTGCTGACCGAGGAAAGCAAGAACGGCATGGGGGCCAACACCAACAACACCGGGGCTGGTACCACGCAGCAGCGCGGCTTCCTGTCGGCGCGCGGCAGCCTGAGCTTCGACCGCCGTACCAACACGCTGCTGGTGATCGACATCCCGGCGCGCGTCAACGAGATCCGTCGCCTGGTGAATCTGCTGGACAAGCCGGTCGACCAGGTGGTGATCGAGGCGCGCATCGTGATCGCGAACGAGTCGTTTGCGCGCAACCTCGGCGCACGCTTCGGCGTCTCGTCGGCTAATCCTATCGACGGCCGCGTCGATCTCGGTGGCACGCTCGCCTCCGGCCCCAACGGCGCGATCGGTGCCCCGGGGGGCTTGAACGTCAACCTGCCGGTGACCGGCAGCGCGCCGTCGCTGGCATTCACGATCCTGGGCAATACGATCAACTGGGCGGTCGAACTGCAGGCGCTGCAGGCCGAGCAGCGCGGTGAGGTGATCTCCAATCCGCGCGTCGTCACCAGTAACCAGCGCGAGGCGACGATCAGCCAGGGCCAGGAAGTCGGCTACATCACCGTGACCGGCGGTCAGAGCAACAATGTGCCGACCGTGCAGTTCAAGGACGTGCTGCTGGAACTGAAAGTCACGCCGACGATCACCAATGACGGCCGGGTGTTCCTGGCGATGGATATCAAGAAGGATGAAATCATCGATTACGTCGAGTACCCCGACGTCGGCCAGGTACCGCTGATCAGCAAGCGCAACGTCACCACCGCGGTGCTGATCGACGACGGCCAGACGGTCGCGATCGGCGGCGTCTACGAGTTCAACGACCGCGCGTCCTTGTCGAAGGTGCCGTTCTTGGGCGACCTGCCGATCCTGGGCAACCTGTTCAAGAGCCGCGGGCGCACGAAGGAGAAGGCGGAACTGCTGATCTTCGTGACCCCGAAGGTCATGCGCGTCGCGCAGCGCCCGATCGGCTGA
- a CDS encoding ATPase, translating to MRDADGAVDTEAGVRPALVELIALRASATRQGAARRAHVGLRQQAPSPQRGQGMEYAESREYVAGDDARHIDWRVTARTGRPHTKAFQTERERLTLLVADTAPALYVGSRVRFKSVQAARAAAVAAWAAVADGDRIAALRGTHDEAPVPPASGSRGALRVLHALARWYAAPPAGDAGLAVALDHAGRLLRPGARLLVLADAASIATVPAQRWPALAAHNQVLVLVLTDPLEQAPPRARLRFAASSGQVELDLRDETQHARWQAAFAEPIARAQATLRAARVRCVLLSSEMPSDVWLPAFGRPKAT from the coding sequence ATGCGGGACGCGGACGGGGCCGTGGACACGGAGGCGGGCGTGCGCCCGGCGCTGGTCGAGCTCATCGCCCTGCGCGCGAGCGCCACGCGGCAGGGCGCGGCCCGGCGCGCGCATGTGGGCCTGCGCCAGCAGGCGCCATCGCCGCAGCGCGGGCAGGGCATGGAATACGCCGAGTCGCGCGAGTACGTGGCCGGCGACGATGCGCGCCACATCGATTGGCGCGTGACCGCGCGCACCGGTCGGCCGCATACCAAGGCCTTCCAGACCGAGCGCGAGCGGCTGACCCTGCTCGTGGCCGACACCGCGCCCGCGTTGTACGTGGGCAGCCGGGTGCGATTCAAGTCGGTCCAGGCCGCGCGTGCGGCGGCGGTCGCCGCCTGGGCCGCCGTCGCCGACGGCGATCGCATCGCAGCGCTGCGCGGCACGCATGACGAGGCGCCGGTGCCGCCGGCGTCCGGCAGTCGCGGCGCGTTGCGCGTGCTGCATGCGCTCGCGCGCTGGTATGCCGCGCCGCCTGCGGGCGATGCCGGGCTGGCGGTCGCCCTCGATCACGCCGGGCGGCTGCTGCGGCCTGGCGCGCGACTGCTGGTGCTGGCCGATGCCGCCAGCATTGCGACGGTGCCGGCGCAGCGGTGGCCGGCGCTGGCCGCGCACAATCAAGTCTTGGTGCTGGTGTTGACCGATCCATTGGAACAGGCGCCGCCCCGGGCTCGGCTGCGCTTTGCCGCGTCCTCGGGGCAGGTGGAGCTCGACCTGCGCGACGAGACCCAGCACGCCCGCTGGCAGGCGGCGTTCGCCGAACCGATCGCCCGGGCCCAGGCGACGTTGCGCGCGGCGCGCGTCCGCTGCGTGCTGCTGTCGAGCGAGATGCCGAGCGACGTGTGGTTGCCGGCATTCGGCCGACCGAAGGCGACCTGA